From one Trifolium pratense cultivar HEN17-A07 linkage group LG1, ARS_RC_1.1, whole genome shotgun sequence genomic stretch:
- the LOC123904108 gene encoding peroxisome biogenesis protein 12-like yields MLFQVGGQGSRPTFFEMAAAEQLPRSLRAALTYSIGVLALRRPFLHKLLDYEDESFSLLMLVLEAHSLRTTDASFSESLYGLRRRPANIKINNNDDTLTATTTSQLRRRQKLLSLLFLVVLPYLKSKLHSIYNKEREARIQATLWGDENESYDFQQDSLLSTSALDSRASVTTRITKRFQKIVGFCYPLLHAGTEGFQFAYQMLYLLDATGYYSLALHALGINVCRATGQELMDASSRISKIRSRERERLRGPQWIKTLQGALLSCTYTVLDYAQTGLIAAVFFFKMMEWWYQSAEERMSAPTVYPPPPPPPPPKVAKEGVQLPPDRTICPLCLQKRVNPSVITVSGFVFCYACIFKFVTQYKRCPATMAPATVDQIRRLFHDV; encoded by the exons ATGTTGTTTCAGGTGGGAGGACAAGGAAGCCGGCCGACGTTCTTCGAGATGGCGGCGGCCGAACAGCTTCCACGGAGTCTCCGCGCCGCTCTGACATACTCAATCGGCGTATTAGCATTACGAAGACCCTTCCTTCATAAATTATTAGATTACGAAGATGAATCTTTCTCATTACTCATGCTCGTTCTCGAAGCTCATAGCTTAAGAACCACAG ATGCTTCTTTTTCTGAATCTCTCTACGGTCTCCGAAGAAGACCTGCaaatatcaaaatcaataaCAACGATGATACTCTTACTGCTACTACTACTTCACAGTTACGGAGGCGCCAAAAgcttctttctcttctctttttg GTTGTGTTGCCGTATTTGAAATCCAAGTTGCATTCAATCTACAATAAAGAAAGGGAAGCAAGGATTCAGGCTACTCTTTGGGGAGATGAAAACGAATCATATGATTTTCAACAGGATTCTTTGTTGTCCACGTCAGCCTTGGATTCACGTGCCTCTGTTACAACACGCATCACAAAGAGATTTCAGAAAATTGTTGGATTTTGTTACCCCTTGTTACATGCTGGTACTGAGG GCTTCCAATTCGCATACCAGATGTTATACCTATTGGATGCTACTGGATACTACTCACTAGCGCTGCACGCACTTGGGATTAATGTGTGCCGAGCTACTGGGCAAGAGCTG ATGGATGCCTCTTCTAGAATTTCTAAGATACGTAGCCGTGAACGTGAGAGACTCCGTGGTCCTCAATGGATAAAG ACATTGCAGGGAGCATTGCTCAGTTGTACATACACTGTACTTGACTATGCGCAAACCGGTTTGATTGCAGCAGTGTTCTTCTTTAAA ATGATGGAATGGTGGTATCAGTCTGCTGAGGAAAGAATGTCAGCTCCAACTGTATATCCTCCTCCCCCTCCTCCCCCTCCACCGAAG GTAGCCAAAGAAGGGGTACAGTTACCGCCAGACAGAACAATTTGCCCCTTGTGCTTGCAGAAACGCGTAAATCCATCTGTAATTACAGTTTCAGGCTTCGTCTTCTGCTATGCTTGTATATTCAAGTTTGTTACTCAG TATAAGCGCTGCCCAGCAACGATGGCGCCTGCAACAGTTGACCAGATAAGGAGACTCTTTCATGATGTATAG
- the LOC123904872 gene encoding callose synthase 9-like, whose translation MQFRESGHNLDELERKTVKRKRGFATLKVLGTVLKQLSEEIPYERVIESDSTSTEDLITYNIIPIDATSSTNAIVFFPEVQAAVSALKYFSAFA comes from the exons ATGCAGTTCAGGGAATCTGGCCACAATCTTGACGA GTTGGAGCGTAAGACTGTAAAGAGGAAAAGGGGTTTTGCTACCTTAAAGGTTTTAGGAACAGTGCTTAAGCAATTGAGTGAAGAAATTCCTTATGAG CGTGTTATCGAATCAGATTCTACATCGACAGAGGATCTGATCACTTACAACATCATCCCTATAGATGCTACTTCTTCAACAAATGCTATTGTCTTTTTTCCTGAG GTGCAAGCAGCAGTTTCAGCTCTCAAGTATTTCAGTGCCTTTGCCTAA
- the LOC123903113 gene encoding peroxisome biogenesis protein 12-like yields MLFQVGGQGSRPTFFEMAAAEQLPRSLRAALTYSIGVLALRRPFLHKLLDYEDESFSLLMLVLEAHSLRTTDASFSESLYGLRRRPANIKINNNDDTLTATTTSQLRRRQKLLSLLFLVVLPYLKSKLHSIYNKEREARIQATLWGDENESYDFQQDSLLSTSASDSRASVTTRITKRFQKIVGFCYPLLHAGTEGFQFAYQMLYLLDATGYYSLALHALGINVCRATGQELMDASSRISKIRSRERERLRGPQWIKTLQGALLSCTYTVLDYAQTGLIAAVFFFKMMEWWYQSAEERMSAPTVYPPPPPPPPPKVAKEGVQLPPDRTICPLCLQKRVNPSVITVSGFVFCYACIFKFVTQYKRCPATMAPATVDQIRRLFHDV; encoded by the exons ATGTTGTTTCAAGTGGGCGGACAAGGAAGTCGACCGACGTTCTTCGAGATGGCGGCGGCGGAACAGCTTCCACGGAGTCTCCGTGCGGCTTTGACATACTCAATCGGCGTATTAGCATTACGAAGACCCTTCCTTCATAAATTATTAGATTACGAAGATGAATCTTTCTCATTACTCATGCTCGTTCTCGAAGCTCATAGCTTAAGAACCACAG ATGCTTCTTTTTCTGAATCTCTCTACGGTCTCCGAAGAAGACCCGCaaatatcaaaatcaataaCAACGATGATACTCTTACTGCTACTACTACTTCACAGTTACGGAGGCGCCAAAAgcttctttctcttctctttttg GTTGTGTTGCCGTATTTGAAATCCAAGTTGCATTCAATCTACAATAAAGAAAGGGAAGCAAGGATTCAGGCCACTCTTTGGGGAGATGAAAACGAATCATATGATTTTCAACAGGATTCTTTGTTGTCCACGTCAGCCTCGGATTCACGTGCCTCTGTTACAACACGCATCACAAAGAGATTTCAGAAAATTGTTGGATTTTGTTACCCCTTGTTACATGCTGGTACTGAGG GCTTCCAATTCGCATACCAGATGTTATACCTATTGGATGCTACTGGATACTACTCACTAGCGCTGCACGCACTTGGGATTAATGTGTGCCGAGCTACTGGGCAAGAGCTG ATGGATGCCTCTTCTAGAATTTCTAAGATACGTAGCCGTGAACGTGAGAGACTCCGTGGTCCTCAATGGATAAAG ACATTGCAGGGAGCATTGCTCAGTTGTACATACACTGTACTTGACTATGCGCAAACCGGTTTGATTGCAGCAGTGTTCTTCTTTAAA ATGATGGAATGGTGGTATCAGTCTGCTGAGGAAAGAATGTCAGCTCCAACTGTATATCCTCCTCCCCCTCCTCCCCCTCCACCGAAG GTAGCCAAAGAAGGGGTACAGTTACCGCCAGACAGAACAATTTGCCCCTTGTGCTTGCAGAAACGCGTAAATCCATCTGTAATTACAGTTTCAGGCTTCGTCTTCTGCTATGCTTGTATATTCAAGTTTGTTACTCAG TATAAGCGCTGCCCAGCAACGATGGCGCCTGCAACAGTTGACCAGATAAGGAGACTCTTTCATGATGTATAG